One window from the genome of Trabulsiella odontotermitis encodes:
- the bcsA gene encoding UDP-forming cellulose synthase catalytic subunit yields the protein MIRLTGLFLAPPVAASLNARFRDYRHHGASWLGATLACFWVGLAWTFIPLEHPRWQRIRERQREYFPHIDPHRPRPLDPARYLLQLAWLLTTRTPQPRKEGRWRAFRSLKDLQERYHQWLETLPSRISEKTEHLDDQKELGHLHPRLRKTILGVIMFLSFMLALICVTQPFNPLSQFIFLMLLWGVALFIRRIPGRFSALMLIVLSLTVSCRYIWWRYTSTLNWNDPVSLVCGMILLFAETYAWIVLVLGFFQVVWPLNRHPVSLPKDTSLWPAVDIFVPTYNEELSVVRNTVYASLGIDWPKDKLNIWILDDGGREEFRQFAKNLGVHYVARTTHEHAKAGNINNALKMAKGDLVSIFDCDHVPTRSFLQMTVGWFLKDPKLAVMQTPHHFFSPDPFERNLGRFRKTPNEGTLFYGLVQDGNDMWDATFFCGSCAVISRKALDEIGGIAVETVTEDAHTSLRLHRRGYTSAYMRIPQAAGLATESLSAHIGQRIRWARGMVQIFRLDNPLFGKGLKFAQRICYLNAMFHFLSGIPRLIFLTAPLAFLLLHAYIIYAPAIMIALFVLPHMIHASLTNSKIQGKFRHSFWSEIYETVLAWYIAPPTLVALINPHKGTFNVTAKGGLVEEEYVDWVISRPYIYLVLLNLVGVAFGIWRYFYGPENEILTVWVSLLWVFYNMIILGGAVAVSVESKQVRRSHRVEMTMPAALAREDGHLFSCTVHDFSDGGLGISINGEAQVLEGQKVQLLLKRGQQEYGFPAQVARVHGSEVGLKLLPMTNQQHIDFVQCTFARADTWALWQDSFPEDKPLESLLDILKLGFRGYRHLAEFSPPSVKYIFRSLTSLVGWVVSFIPRRPKQDATARQPEPAMAQQ from the coding sequence ATGATTCGCCTCACCGGGTTATTCCTCGCCCCGCCGGTGGCGGCATCGCTTAATGCGCGCTTCCGGGATTATCGTCATCACGGTGCCTCCTGGCTCGGCGCGACGCTGGCCTGTTTCTGGGTGGGGCTGGCCTGGACGTTTATTCCGCTGGAACATCCCCGCTGGCAGCGGATCCGCGAACGGCAGCGCGAGTATTTCCCGCATATCGATCCGCATCGCCCACGGCCGTTAGATCCGGCGCGCTATTTGTTACAGCTGGCCTGGCTGCTGACCACCCGAACGCCGCAACCGCGCAAAGAGGGCCGTTGGCGTGCGTTCAGGTCACTGAAAGATTTGCAGGAGCGTTATCACCAGTGGCTGGAAACGCTGCCGTCGCGGATCAGTGAAAAAACGGAACACCTTGACGACCAAAAAGAGCTGGGGCACCTGCACCCGCGATTACGCAAAACGATCCTCGGCGTGATTATGTTCCTGTCGTTTATGCTGGCGCTGATCTGCGTTACGCAGCCGTTTAACCCGTTGTCACAGTTTATTTTCCTGATGCTGCTGTGGGGCGTGGCGCTGTTTATTCGCCGCATTCCGGGGCGCTTCTCGGCGCTGATGCTCATCGTGCTGTCGCTCACTGTCTCCTGCCGTTACATCTGGTGGCGTTATACCTCGACGCTCAACTGGAATGACCCGGTGAGCCTGGTCTGCGGCATGATCCTGCTGTTTGCAGAAACCTACGCCTGGATTGTGCTGGTGCTGGGCTTTTTCCAGGTTGTCTGGCCGCTCAACCGCCACCCGGTTTCGCTGCCGAAAGATACCTCGCTGTGGCCTGCCGTGGATATTTTCGTCCCGACCTATAACGAAGAGCTGAGCGTAGTCAGAAACACGGTTTACGCCTCGCTGGGTATCGACTGGCCGAAAGACAAACTGAATATCTGGATCCTCGACGATGGCGGGCGCGAAGAGTTTCGCCAGTTCGCCAAAAACCTTGGCGTGCATTATGTCGCGCGTACCACCCATGAGCACGCGAAGGCCGGTAACATCAACAATGCGCTGAAGATGGCGAAGGGCGATCTGGTATCGATTTTCGACTGTGACCACGTCCCGACGCGCTCCTTCCTGCAGATGACGGTTGGCTGGTTCCTGAAAGATCCGAAACTGGCAGTTATGCAGACGCCGCACCACTTCTTCTCGCCTGACCCGTTCGAGCGCAACCTCGGGCGTTTTCGTAAAACGCCGAACGAAGGCACGCTGTTTTACGGCCTGGTTCAGGACGGCAACGACATGTGGGATGCCACCTTCTTCTGTGGATCGTGCGCGGTTATCAGTCGTAAAGCGCTGGATGAGATTGGCGGCATCGCCGTCGAAACGGTGACCGAAGATGCGCACACTTCGCTGCGCCTGCACCGTCGCGGTTACACCTCGGCGTATATGCGTATCCCGCAGGCGGCGGGTCTGGCGACGGAAAGCCTGTCGGCGCACATCGGCCAGCGTATCCGCTGGGCGCGCGGCATGGTGCAGATCTTCCGTCTTGATAACCCGCTGTTTGGCAAAGGGCTGAAATTCGCTCAGCGGATCTGCTACCTCAACGCCATGTTCCACTTCCTGTCCGGTATTCCGCGGCTGATCTTCCTCACCGCGCCGCTGGCCTTCCTGTTGCTGCATGCGTACATCATCTACGCCCCGGCGATCATGATTGCGCTGTTCGTCCTGCCGCATATGATCCACGCCAGCCTGACGAACTCGAAAATCCAGGGGAAATTCCGCCATTCGTTCTGGAGTGAAATCTACGAAACGGTACTGGCCTGGTACATCGCGCCGCCGACGCTGGTGGCGCTGATTAACCCGCATAAAGGCACATTCAACGTCACCGCGAAAGGCGGTCTGGTGGAAGAGGAATATGTCGACTGGGTGATTTCCCGCCCTTACATCTACCTCGTGTTGCTGAACCTGGTCGGGGTGGCGTTTGGGATCTGGCGTTATTTCTACGGCCCCGAAAATGAAATCCTTACCGTGTGGGTCAGTCTGCTGTGGGTGTTCTATAACATGATCATCCTTGGCGGCGCGGTGGCGGTCTCGGTAGAGAGCAAACAAGTGCGTCGCTCGCACCGTGTGGAGATGACCATGCCAGCGGCGCTGGCGCGCGAAGACGGCCATCTGTTCTCCTGTACCGTCCATGACTTCTCCGACGGTGGTCTGGGGATCAGTATCAACGGCGAAGCGCAGGTGCTGGAAGGGCAGAAAGTGCAACTGTTGCTCAAGCGCGGACAGCAGGAATACGGCTTCCCGGCACAGGTGGCGCGGGTTCACGGCAGCGAAGTGGGTCTGAAACTGCTGCCGATGACCAACCAACAGCATATCGATTTTGTGCAGTGTACATTCGCCCGTGCAGATACGTGGGCGCTCTGGCAGGACAGCTTCCCGGAAGATAAGCCGCTGGAAAGCCTGCTGGATATCCTGAAACTGGGGTTCCGTGGCTACCGCCATCTCGCGGAGTTTTCGCCCCCGTCCGTGAAATATATTTTCCGGTCACTCACTTCACTGGTTGGCTGGGTTGTCTCGTTTATTCCGCGACGCCCGAAGCAGGACGCAACGGCACGTCAACCGGAACCGGCTATGGCTCAACAATGA
- the bcsB gene encoding cellulose biosynthesis cyclic di-GMP-binding regulatory protein BcsB, with protein MKRKLFWMCAVAVGMSSMLPITTYAEPETGAATAAPAQPVATPPENAAAANPAAVANPPAATNPAVVLDNNTPSREVKLSFAQIAPAPGSILLRGANPDGYVEFGTRSDEVVTKAILNLDYTPSPSLLPVQSQLKVYLNDELMGVLPVTPDQLGKKVSAQLPIDPLYITDLNRVRLVFVGHYRDVCENPSSTTLWMDVGRSSALDLTFQTLEVQNDLSHFPVPFFDPRDYRPLTLPMVFAGAPDVMQQQAAGLIASWFGSRAGWRGQAFPVLYNTLPDRNAIVLATNDKRPDFLRDHPPVKAPTVEMVSHPDKPYIKLLVVLGRDDKDLMQAAKGIAQGNILFRGNSVVVDDVKPLLARKPYDAPNWIRTDSPVTFGELKSYDQQLQSTGLNPTAISLSLNLPPDLYLLRSSGIDMDLKYRYTMPPVKDSSRMDISLNNQFLQSFNLNSTQEANKLIMRLPVLQGLLDGKNDVQIPALQLGATNQLRFDFQYMNPMPGGTIENCITFQPVMNHVVVSDDSTIDFSNYYHFLAMPDLRAFANAGFPFSRMADLSESIVVMPKTPDQSQLGTMLNTLGEIGAQTGFPAVNLTVTDDGSQIQDKNADVLLIGTIPEKLKDDKQIDLLVDATKSWVKTPVRHNDLPSVMMDAEARKANAQTSISSSGPMAAIVGFQSPYDDQRSVVALLADSPRGYELLNEAMNDSGKRAVMFGSVSVIREAGVSSLRVGDIYYVGHLPWFERVWYALSNHPILLAVLAAISVVLLAWVLWRLLRIISRRRLTPGDDE; from the coding sequence ATGAAAAGAAAACTATTCTGGATGTGTGCAGTAGCGGTGGGCATGAGCAGCATGCTGCCGATCACAACTTACGCGGAACCTGAAACCGGCGCGGCTACTGCGGCTCCGGCGCAGCCTGTTGCGACGCCACCGGAGAATGCCGCTGCCGCAAATCCTGCTGCTGTCGCAAATCCTCCCGCGGCCACAAATCCTGCTGTGGTGCTGGATAACAACACGCCATCGCGTGAAGTGAAACTGTCCTTCGCTCAGATAGCCCCGGCGCCAGGCAGCATATTGCTTCGCGGCGCCAACCCTGACGGCTATGTCGAATTCGGTACCCGCAGCGACGAAGTGGTGACCAAAGCGATTCTGAATCTCGACTACACCCCTTCACCTTCGCTGCTACCGGTGCAGTCGCAACTGAAGGTCTATCTGAACGATGAACTAATGGGCGTGCTGCCGGTGACGCCGGATCAGCTCGGGAAAAAGGTCAGCGCGCAACTGCCCATCGACCCGCTCTACATCACCGATCTCAACCGCGTGCGGCTGGTGTTTGTCGGCCACTATCGCGACGTGTGTGAAAATCCGTCCAGCACCACGCTGTGGATGGACGTCGGGCGCAGCAGCGCGCTGGATTTAACCTTCCAGACCTTAGAAGTGCAGAACGATCTGTCGCACTTCCCGGTGCCGTTCTTTGACCCGCGCGATTACCGTCCGCTGACGCTGCCGATGGTCTTTGCCGGTGCGCCGGACGTCATGCAGCAGCAGGCCGCCGGGCTTATCGCCTCCTGGTTCGGTTCCCGTGCTGGCTGGCGCGGCCAGGCGTTCCCGGTGCTCTACAACACGCTGCCTGACCGCAATGCGATCGTGCTGGCAACTAACGATAAACGCCCGGATTTCCTGCGCGATCACCCGCCAGTGAAAGCGCCGACCGTAGAAATGGTCAGCCACCCGGATAAGCCGTACATCAAGCTGCTGGTGGTGCTTGGCCGTGATGATAAAGATCTGATGCAGGCGGCGAAGGGCATAGCCCAGGGCAACATTCTGTTCCGTGGTAACAGTGTGGTGGTGGACGATGTGAAACCGCTGCTGGCGCGTAAGCCGTACGATGCGCCGAACTGGATCCGCACCGACAGCCCGGTCACCTTCGGTGAACTGAAATCTTATGATCAACAACTGCAGTCCACGGGCCTGAATCCGACCGCGATTTCGCTGTCATTGAATCTGCCGCCGGATCTCTACCTGCTGCGTAGCAGCGGTATCGATATGGATCTCAAATACCGTTACACCATGCCGCCAGTGAAAGACAGCTCGCGGATGGACATCAGCCTGAACAACCAGTTCCTGCAGTCGTTCAACCTCAACAGTACCCAGGAAGCGAACAAGCTGATCATGCGTCTGCCGGTGCTGCAGGGGCTGCTGGACGGCAAAAACGACGTGCAAATTCCGGCGTTGCAACTGGGTGCAACCAACCAGCTGCGTTTTGACTTCCAGTACATGAACCCGATGCCGGGCGGAACGATTGAAAACTGTATTACTTTCCAGCCGGTGATGAACCACGTGGTGGTGAGTGACGATTCCACCATCGACTTCTCCAACTACTATCACTTCCTGGCGATGCCGGATTTGCGCGCGTTCGCCAACGCGGGCTTCCCGTTCAGCCGGATGGCGGATCTCTCGGAATCTATCGTCGTCATGCCGAAAACGCCGGATCAGAGCCAGCTTGGCACGATGCTCAATACGCTGGGTGAAATCGGCGCACAGACAGGTTTCCCGGCAGTTAACCTGACGGTGACCGACGATGGCAGCCAAATTCAGGACAAAAACGCCGATGTCCTGCTGATCGGCACCATTCCGGAAAAACTGAAAGATGACAAACAGATTGATCTGCTGGTTGATGCCACAAAGAGCTGGGTGAAAACGCCGGTTCGCCACAACGATCTGCCGTCGGTGATGATGGATGCTGAGGCGCGGAAAGCGAACGCGCAGACCAGTATCAGCTCTTCTGGCCCGATGGCGGCGATTGTCGGCTTCCAGTCGCCGTATGACGATCAGCGCAGCGTAGTGGCGCTGCTGGCGGACAGCCCACGCGGTTATGAGCTGCTGAATGAAGCGATGAACGACAGCGGCAAGCGGGCGGTAATGTTCGGTTCGGTCTCGGTGATCCGCGAAGCGGGCGTCAGCAGCCTCCGGGTGGGCGATATTTATTACGTCGGTCATCTGCCGTGGTTTGAACGCGTCTGGTACGCGCTCTCTAACCATCCAATCCTGCTGGCGGTGCTGGCGGCGATAAGCGTTGTGCTGCTGGCCTGGGTGCTGTGGCGTCTGCTGCGCATCATCAGCCGTCGTCGTCTGACGCCAGGTGATGACGAGTAA
- the bcsZ gene encoding cellulose synthase complex periplasmic endoglucanase BcsZ, with protein MNVARWMALVLTLLVTVQANAACHWPAWDQFKKDYISDDGRVIDPSDARKITTSEGQSYAMFFALVANDRNAFATLYGWTRDNLAGGDLSASLPAWLWGKNEDKWTVLDSNSASDADLWIAWSLMEAGRLWKEPRYSDAGKGLLSRIAKDEVVTVPGLGSMLLPGKVGFDDDKGWRFNPSYFPPQLTSYFARLGAPWSTLRETNLRLLLETAPKGFSPDWVRYEKGKGWQLKQDKTLVGSYDAIRVYLWTGMLHDSDPQKARLLKRFNPMAMQTTREGLPPEKVDIATGKVTNSGPVGFSASLLPFLQNRDAQAVQRQRVADNFPGADAYFNYVLTLFGQGWDQHRFRFTARGELLPDWGQECASSQ; from the coding sequence ATGAACGTAGCCCGCTGGATGGCGCTGGTATTGACCCTGCTGGTCACTGTACAGGCGAATGCCGCCTGTCACTGGCCGGCATGGGACCAGTTTAAAAAGGACTATATCAGCGACGACGGGCGGGTCATTGACCCCAGCGACGCGCGCAAAATTACCACCTCAGAAGGGCAAAGCTATGCCATGTTCTTCGCGCTGGTGGCGAATGACCGCAACGCCTTTGCCACGCTATATGGCTGGACAAGAGACAACCTCGCCGGGGGGGATCTGAGCGCCAGCTTACCCGCCTGGCTGTGGGGCAAAAACGAGGATAAGTGGACGGTACTCGACAGCAACTCCGCGTCGGATGCCGATCTGTGGATCGCCTGGTCGCTGATGGAAGCCGGGCGCCTGTGGAAAGAGCCGCGCTACAGTGACGCCGGGAAAGGCCTGTTGTCGCGGATCGCCAAAGATGAAGTGGTGACGGTGCCGGGGCTGGGCTCCATGCTGTTGCCGGGGAAAGTCGGCTTTGACGACGATAAAGGCTGGCGCTTCAACCCCAGCTATTTCCCGCCGCAACTGACCAGCTACTTTGCCCGCCTTGGCGCGCCGTGGAGCACGCTGCGGGAAACCAACCTGCGCCTGCTGCTGGAGACCGCACCGAAAGGCTTTTCGCCGGACTGGGTGCGGTATGAAAAAGGCAAAGGCTGGCAGTTAAAACAGGATAAAACGCTGGTCGGCAGCTATGACGCCATTCGCGTCTATCTGTGGACGGGCATGCTGCACGACAGCGATCCGCAAAAAGCGCGGTTGCTCAAACGCTTTAACCCGATGGCGATGCAAACCACCCGTGAAGGATTACCGCCGGAGAAAGTGGATATCGCGACCGGTAAAGTGACCAACAGCGGCCCGGTCGGGTTCTCCGCCTCGTTGCTGCCCTTCTTACAAAATCGCGATGCCCAGGCCGTTCAGCGCCAGCGCGTCGCGGATAACTTCCCCGGCGCGGACGCCTATTTTAACTATGTGCTAACCCTGTTTGGACAAGGCTGGGATCAACACCGTTTTCGTTTCACCGCCCGCGGTGAATTACTACCTGACTGGGGCCAGGAATGCGCAAGTTCACAGTAA
- the bcsC gene encoding cellulose synthase complex outer membrane protein BcsC, with the protein MRKFTVSLLSLSLGLAMVPTAWAANTAAQQQLLDQVRVGEASNREDLVTQSLYRLELIDPNNPDVIAARLRYLLRQGDAAAAQTQLDRLAKLAPDSSAYKNSRSEIQLTTPEGRQALQQARLLTTTGHVEEGLATYDKLFNGAPPDGAMAVEYWTAVARLPARHDEAVNQLKNLNKTMPGNVQLQSTLARMLFDDDKRDEAFTVLEQMAKSNAGRNTAADIWYDQIKTMPTNDASIQALQRFLLLFTTGDLATTAKAQLDEQKKQMADPAFRAKAEQLAREENKPQSWEIYWPMIRKADAALKAGNLDLAERTYQQAQRVDSTDSYAVLGLGDVAMARKDSAAAERYYRQALRLDSGNSNAVRGLANIYREQSPEKATAFIESLSAAQRKSVDDIERSLTNDRLSQQAEALENEGKWAQAAALQRQRLALDPGSVWVTYRLSRDLYSAGQRSEADALMRGLAQQKPNDPEQIYANGLYLSGNDQDQAALTHLNRLPRSQWNDNIRELADRLQFNQMLENANRLRDGGQEEQAIALLKQQPPSTRIDLILADWAQQRGDTQTAVAQYNAVLAKEPENQDARLGLVEVYLAAGDKASAREQLAKLPPLEANPSLNMQRRVALAQSGLGNTASAQQIFSRIVPQAKSQPPSMDSALVLRDAARVEVAAGNPQQGLEDYKDAMVATGITPARPQDNDTFTRLTRNDEKDDWLKRGLRSDAADLYRQQDVNVTLEHDYWGSSGTGGYSDLKAHTTMLQADAPLADGRMFFRSDFVNMNAGTFSTSGGTYTDSWGTCSLGDDGCRGGTKQSDSGASIAVGWKNDTWNMDLGTTPIGFNVVDVVGGLSYSDDLGPIGYTVNLHRRPISSSLLAFGGQKDNDNNGHTGTTWGGVRATGAGVSMSYDKGEANGVWASLGADSLNGKNVEDNWRVRWMTGYYYKVINENNRRVTIGLNNMIWHYDKDLSGYTLGQGGYYSPQSYLSFAVPVLWRQRTENWSWELGASGSWSHSRTKTMPRYPLNNLIPSQWQDEAASQISEGSSSNGFGYTARALLERRVTSNWFVGAAVDIQQAKDYAPSHFLMYVRYSAAGWQGDMDLPPQPLVPYADW; encoded by the coding sequence ATGCGCAAGTTCACAGTAAGTCTACTCAGTTTGTCGCTCGGCCTTGCCATGGTGCCGACTGCCTGGGCTGCGAATACCGCCGCCCAGCAGCAGCTCCTGGATCAGGTTCGTGTCGGGGAGGCCAGCAATCGGGAAGATCTGGTCACCCAGTCGCTGTATCGACTGGAACTGATTGACCCCAATAATCCTGACGTCATCGCCGCGCGGTTGCGTTATCTGCTGCGTCAGGGCGATGCGGCAGCCGCGCAGACCCAACTTGACCGGCTGGCGAAACTGGCGCCGGACTCCAGCGCCTACAAAAACTCGCGCAGTGAAATTCAGTTAACGACGCCGGAAGGGCGACAGGCACTGCAACAGGCGCGGCTGTTAACCACCACCGGCCATGTTGAAGAGGGGCTCGCCACCTACGATAAGTTGTTCAATGGCGCGCCGCCTGACGGTGCGATGGCGGTGGAATACTGGACCGCAGTGGCGCGGTTGCCCGCGCGGCATGACGAGGCGGTGAACCAGCTTAAAAACCTCAACAAAACGATGCCGGGTAACGTTCAGCTGCAATCGACGCTGGCAAGAATGCTGTTTGACGATGACAAGCGCGACGAGGCTTTCACCGTCCTCGAGCAGATGGCGAAATCCAACGCCGGACGCAATACGGCGGCGGACATCTGGTACGATCAAATTAAAACCATGCCGACCAACGACGCCAGCATCCAGGCACTGCAGCGTTTCCTGTTATTATTTACAACGGGCGATCTGGCGACGACGGCGAAAGCGCAACTCGACGAACAGAAAAAACAGATGGCTGATCCGGCGTTCCGGGCGAAAGCGGAACAGCTGGCGAGAGAAGAGAATAAACCGCAGAGCTGGGAAATTTACTGGCCGATGATCCGCAAAGCTGATGCGGCGCTGAAAGCCGGTAACCTTGATCTGGCCGAACGCACTTATCAGCAGGCGCAGCGCGTGGACAGCACCGACAGCTATGCCGTGCTGGGTCTTGGTGATGTGGCGATGGCGCGCAAAGACAGCGCCGCCGCAGAGCGTTATTATCGGCAGGCGCTGCGCCTCGATAGCGGCAACAGCAATGCCGTGCGTGGGCTGGCGAACATCTACCGCGAACAGTCGCCGGAAAAAGCCACCGCCTTCATTGAAAGTCTCAGCGCGGCACAGCGCAAAAGCGTGGATGATATCGAACGCAGCCTGACCAATGATCGCCTGTCGCAACAGGCGGAAGCGCTGGAAAACGAAGGCAAATGGGCGCAGGCCGCGGCGTTGCAGCGTCAGCGTTTAGCGCTCGATCCGGGCAGTGTGTGGGTAACCTACCGCCTGTCGCGCGATCTCTACAGCGCCGGGCAACGCAGCGAAGCCGATGCGCTGATGCGCGGTCTGGCGCAGCAAAAACCCAACGATCCCGAACAGATTTACGCCAATGGCCTCTACCTTTCCGGCAACGATCAGGATCAGGCGGCATTAACGCACCTGAACCGGCTGCCGCGTAGCCAGTGGAATGACAATATTCGCGAGCTGGCCGACCGTTTGCAGTTCAACCAGATGCTGGAAAATGCGAACCGTCTGCGCGACGGCGGTCAGGAAGAACAGGCCATTGCGCTACTGAAACAGCAACCACCCTCAACGCGCATCGATTTGATCCTCGCCGACTGGGCGCAACAGCGCGGCGATACGCAAACCGCAGTGGCGCAGTACAACGCGGTACTGGCGAAAGAGCCGGAAAACCAGGATGCGCGTCTCGGGCTGGTGGAGGTGTATCTCGCCGCGGGGGACAAAGCCAGCGCCCGCGAACAACTGGCAAAACTGCCGCCGCTGGAGGCGAATCCTTCGCTCAACATGCAGCGCCGTGTGGCGCTGGCGCAATCGGGGCTGGGCAATACGGCCAGCGCGCAACAAATCTTCAGCCGCATCGTGCCGCAGGCGAAATCGCAGCCGCCATCCATGGACAGCGCGCTGGTGCTGCGTGACGCCGCGCGTGTGGAAGTGGCCGCAGGCAACCCGCAGCAGGGGCTGGAAGATTACAAAGACGCGATGGTGGCGACGGGGATTACGCCAGCGCGTCCGCAGGATAACGACACCTTTACCCGCTTAACGCGTAATGATGAGAAAGACGACTGGCTGAAGCGCGGCCTGCGCAGCGATGCCGCCGATCTCTATCGCCAGCAGGACGTGAACGTCACGCTTGAGCATGATTACTGGGGCTCGAGCGGTACCGGCGGCTATTCTGATCTGAAAGCGCACACCACCATGCTGCAGGCGGATGCGCCGCTGGCGGACGGGCGCATGTTTTTCCGCTCTGATTTTGTGAATATGAATGCCGGGACGTTCTCAACCAGCGGCGGCACCTACACCGACAGCTGGGGTACCTGTTCGTTGGGCGACGATGGCTGTCGCGGCGGCACGAAGCAGTCGGACAGCGGCGCGAGCATCGCCGTCGGCTGGAAAAACGATACCTGGAATATGGATCTCGGCACCACTCCGATCGGCTTTAACGTTGTCGATGTGGTGGGCGGGCTGAGTTACAGCGACGATCTCGGACCAATTGGCTATACGGTCAATCTGCATCGCCGGCCAATTTCCAGTTCGTTGCTGGCCTTCGGCGGGCAAAAAGATAACGACAACAACGGTCATACCGGCACCACCTGGGGTGGTGTTCGCGCCACTGGCGCGGGCGTCAGCATGAGTTATGACAAGGGTGAAGCCAACGGCGTGTGGGCCAGTCTCGGCGCTGACAGCCTGAATGGCAAAAACGTGGAGGACAACTGGCGCGTCCGCTGGATGACCGGTTACTACTACAAAGTCATCAACGAGAATAACCGCCGCGTTACCATCGGTCTGAACAACATGATCTGGCATTATGACAAAGATCTGAGTGGCTACACGCTGGGTCAGGGCGGTTATTACAGTCCGCAATCGTACCTCTCCTTCGCCGTGCCGGTGCTGTGGCGCCAACGTACGGAAAACTGGTCGTGGGAACTGGGCGCCTCCGGCTCATGGTCACACTCGCGCACCAAAACCATGCCGCGCTACCCGCTGAACAATTTGATTCCGTCCCAGTGGCAGGATGAGGCGGCGAGCCAGATCTCCGAAGGCAGTAGTAGCAACGGCTTTGGTTATACCGCCCGGGCGCTGCTGGAGCGCCGTGTGACCTCCAACTGGTTTGTCGGCGCGGCGGTCGATATTCAGCAGGCGAAAGACTATGCGCCGAGCCACTTTTTGATGTATGTGCGCTACTCGGCAGCAGGCTGGCAGGGCGATATGGATCTGCCGCCACAACCGCTGGTGCCGTATGCAGACTGGTAA